One part of the Malus sylvestris chromosome 2, drMalSylv7.2, whole genome shotgun sequence genome encodes these proteins:
- the LOC126593706 gene encoding uncharacterized protein LOC126593706 isoform X2, producing the protein MTIDDESSVYVGGLPYDATEETVLRVFELYGNVIAVKIINDASTRGKCYGFVTFRNPRSAILAINEMDGRTVDGRVIRVNEVRSRGRRLSFGRERESFRWNAERGRNWDRVRYHERDFDRDREDRYKDRFSDRSRERDRDRSLDDDGEERDRRYEREHDYDHAGDHFLHRDHHRDRDAEDNEQGQSRNRDQGWERDGALESERDREMDKTKSHDSISDKDRDDQSRRWNGSSTVDRQSRDRISHPSDDYNVQVKEQLERSMQKIEEIKNEMEESLEEKEKLVLDLQKKSKKLEDALINAKKNSSHQKLKLTKLHKSFMQVKDYTDRLKICERELQSLVDTELLEHGSEDVGLGDEILTIGNA; encoded by the exons ATGACGATAGACGACGAGAGCTCCGTCTACGTCGGCGGCCTTCCGTACGACGCCACCGAGGAAACCGTCCTCAGAGTCTTCGAGCTGTACGGAAACGTCATTGCCGTTAAG ATTATCAACGATGCTTCGACGCGCGGAAAATGCTATGGCTTTGTCACTTTCAGGAATCCCCGGTCAGCGATTCTTGCCATCAATGAGATGGATGGGAGG ACTGTTGATGGAAGAGTGATCAGAGTAAATGAAGTGAGGAGTAGAGgtagaagattgagttttgggagagagagggagagtttcCGGTGGAATGCTGAGAGGGGGAGGAATTGGGATAGGGTTAGATACCATGAGAGGGATTTTGATCGGGATAGGGAGGACCGGTATAAGGATAGATTCAGTGATCGGTCCAGGGAGCGTGACCGTGACAGGTCCCTTGATGATGATGGTGAAGAGCGGGACAGACGGTATGAGAGGGAACACGATTATGATCACGCAGGGGACCATTTTTTGCATAGAGATCATCATCGGGACAGGGATGCGGAAGATAACGAGCAAGGACAGAGCAGGAACCGCGATCAGGGTTGGGAAAGAGATGGAGCTTTGGAGTCTGAACGAGATAGGGAGATGGACAAAACCAAAAGCCATGATAGCATCAGTGACAAGGATAGGGATGACCAGTCAAGGAGATGGAACGG TTCAAGTACAGTTGACCGACAAAGTCGGGACCGCATATCTCATCCAAGTGATGATTACAATGTTCAG GTAAAAGAACAGCTTGAGAGatccatgcaaaagattgaagaaataaaaaatgag ATGGAGGAGAGCTTAGAGGAGAAAGAGAAACTTGTTTTGGATTTACAGAAGAAATCTAAG AAATTGGAGGATGCCTTGATAAATGCAAAGAAGAACTCTTCACACCAGAAGTTGAAGCTAACCAAG CTACATAAATCATTTATGCAAGTAAAAGATTACACTGATAGACTTAAAATCTGTGAACGCGAACTTCAG TCACTCGTCGATACAGAATTATTGGAACATGGTAGTGAAGATGTTGGCTTAGGGGATGAAATCTTGACAATTGGTAATGCATGA
- the LOC126593706 gene encoding uncharacterized protein LOC126593706 isoform X4: MTIDDESSVYVGGLPYDATEETVLRVFELYGNVIAVKIINDASTRGKCYGFVTFRNPRSAILAINEMDGRTVDGRVIRVNEVRSRGRRLSFGRERESFRWNAERGRNWDRVRYHERDFDRDREDRYKDRFSDRSRERDRDRSLDDDGEERDRRYEREHDYDHAGDHFLHRDHHRDRDAEDNEQGQSRNRDQGWERDGALESERDREMDKTKSHDSISDKDRDDQSRRWNGSSTVDRQSRDRISHPSDDYNVQMEESLEEKEKLVLDLQKKSKKLEDALINAKKNSSHQKLKLTKLHKSFMQVKDYTDRLKICERELQSLVDTELLEHGSEDVGLGDEILTIGNA; encoded by the exons ATGACGATAGACGACGAGAGCTCCGTCTACGTCGGCGGCCTTCCGTACGACGCCACCGAGGAAACCGTCCTCAGAGTCTTCGAGCTGTACGGAAACGTCATTGCCGTTAAG ATTATCAACGATGCTTCGACGCGCGGAAAATGCTATGGCTTTGTCACTTTCAGGAATCCCCGGTCAGCGATTCTTGCCATCAATGAGATGGATGGGAGG ACTGTTGATGGAAGAGTGATCAGAGTAAATGAAGTGAGGAGTAGAGgtagaagattgagttttgggagagagagggagagtttcCGGTGGAATGCTGAGAGGGGGAGGAATTGGGATAGGGTTAGATACCATGAGAGGGATTTTGATCGGGATAGGGAGGACCGGTATAAGGATAGATTCAGTGATCGGTCCAGGGAGCGTGACCGTGACAGGTCCCTTGATGATGATGGTGAAGAGCGGGACAGACGGTATGAGAGGGAACACGATTATGATCACGCAGGGGACCATTTTTTGCATAGAGATCATCATCGGGACAGGGATGCGGAAGATAACGAGCAAGGACAGAGCAGGAACCGCGATCAGGGTTGGGAAAGAGATGGAGCTTTGGAGTCTGAACGAGATAGGGAGATGGACAAAACCAAAAGCCATGATAGCATCAGTGACAAGGATAGGGATGACCAGTCAAGGAGATGGAACGG TTCAAGTACAGTTGACCGACAAAGTCGGGACCGCATATCTCATCCAAGTGATGATTACAATGTTCAG ATGGAGGAGAGCTTAGAGGAGAAAGAGAAACTTGTTTTGGATTTACAGAAGAAATCTAAG AAATTGGAGGATGCCTTGATAAATGCAAAGAAGAACTCTTCACACCAGAAGTTGAAGCTAACCAAG CTACATAAATCATTTATGCAAGTAAAAGATTACACTGATAGACTTAAAATCTGTGAACGCGAACTTCAG TCACTCGTCGATACAGAATTATTGGAACATGGTAGTGAAGATGTTGGCTTAGGGGATGAAATCTTGACAATTGGTAATGCATGA
- the LOC126593734 gene encoding myb family transcription factor EFM-like, producing MASSPSELSLDCKPHSYSMLLKSFGDLQASHLHDQPQTQKLEEFLSRLEEERLKIDAFKRELPLSMQLLTTAVEASRQQLQAYRTNNIQGQTRPVLEEFIPLKHSTSEGSEKPTNPTSDKANWMTSAQLWSQATDHNPSATSKPQSTITSGPKEADIGFSVSPKLGLDTKQPRSYGGGAFLPFSKDRSPTLRPLPELALASPENKAEIILEDHHENGNNNSSSAAGNCNEQGKLLGAGGINNNSEGQNGQTTTAGAAAQTHRKARRCWSPDLHRRFVNALQMLGGSQVATPKQIRELMKVDGLTNDEVKSHLQKYRLHTRRPSPSPQAGGGPAPQLVVLGGIWVPQEYATATHNGPTALYSPHPGSHAPTHYCATPMPQDFYATQQHQQQLHHHTLQHQLHVYRTSTASHTQSSPESDGRGAGDRSESIEDGKSESSSWKGTESGDHVHMNGGDQRNGGVLAARRSEDGGDSNGSQITLKF from the exons ATGGCATCGTCGCCTTCAGAGCTGAGCCTGGACTGCAAGCCCCATAGTTACTCCATGCTCCTCAAATCCTTTGGGGATCTGCAGGCGTCTCACCTCCACGACCAGCCTCAGACTCAGAAGCTTGAAGAATTCCTCTCCCGCCTCGAAGAAGAACGTCTCAAGATCGACGCTTTCAAGCGCGAACTCCCTCTTTCCATGCAACTCCTCACCACTG cTGTGGAGGCTTCAAGGCAGCAGCTACAGGCGTACAGAACAAACAATATCCAAGGCCAAACCAGGCCAGTGCTTGAAGAATTCATACCCCTTAAACATTCAACCTCTGAAGGCTCAGAAAAACCTACCAACCCTACTTCTGATAAGGCAAACTGGATGACCTCCGCCCAACTCTGGAGTCAAGCAACTGATCATAACCCTAGTGCAACGTCCAAACCTCAATCAACTATAACATCTGGCCCGAAAGAAGCCGATATCGGCTTCAGCGTCAGCCCCAAGCTAGGGTTAGACACCAAGCAACCTAGGTCCTACGGTGGAGGAGCATTCCTTCCGTTTTCCAAAGACCGCAGCCCTACTTTGCGGCCTCTTCCGGAACTAGCTCTTGCCTCTCCGGAGAACAAGGCAGAGATTATCTTGGAGGACCATCATGAGAATGGAAATAATAATTCATCATCAGCTGCTGGGAACTGTAATGAACAAGGTAAATTATTAGGAGCTGGTGGAATTAATAATAACTCGGAGGGACAAAATGGACAAACAACTACAGCCGGCGCGGCCGCTCAAACCCATAGAAAGGCAAGGAGGTGTTGGTCTCCGGACTTACACCGTAGATTCGTCAATGCCCTTCAAATGCTTGGTGGTTCCCAAG TGGCGACCCCGAAACAGATCAGAGAGCTGATGAAGGTTGACGGTTTGACCAATGATGAAGTTAAAAGCCATTTGCAG AAGTACAGGCTCCACACAAGACGACCGAGCCCAAGCCCCCAAGCAGGCGGAGGACCAGCGCCACAGCTGGTAGTCCTAGGCGGCATCTGGGTGCCGCAGGAGTACGCTACTGCAACCCACAACGGTCCCACGGCTCTTTACAGCCCGCACCCGGGCTCCCATGCACCAACGCACTATTGCGCCACCCCAATGCCACAAGATTTCTACGCCACGCAGCAGCACCAGCAGCAGCTGCACCACCACACTCTCCAACACCAGCTCCACGTGTACAGGACGTCGACCGCCTCCCACACGCAGAGCTCCCCCGAGTCTGATGGCCGAGGAGCCGGGGACAGGTCAGAGAGCATCGAAGACGGCAAGTCGGAGAGCAGCAGCTGGAAGGGTACTGAGAGCGGTGATCATGTCCACATGAACGGCGGAGATCAGAGAAACGGAGGAGTGTTGGCTGCTCGGAGATCGGAAGACGGCGGGGACAGTAACGGAAGTCAGATCACGCTCAAGTTCTGA
- the LOC126593706 gene encoding uncharacterized protein LOC126593706 isoform X3, whose protein sequence is MTIDDESSVYVGGLPYDATEETVLRVFELYGNVIAVKIINDASTRGKCYGFVTFRNPRSAILAINEMDGRTVDGRVIRVNEVRSRGRRLSFGRERESFRWNAERGRNWDRVRYHERDFDRDREDRYKDRFSDRSRERDRDRSLDDDGEERDRRYEREHDYDHAGDHFLHRDHHRDRDAEDNEQGQSRNRDQGWERDGALESERDREMDKTKSHDSISDKDRDDQSRRWNGSSTVDRQSRDRISHPSDDYNVQTIQMEESLEEKEKLVLDLQKKSKKLEDALINAKKNSSHQKLKLTKLHKSFMQVKDYTDRLKICERELQSLVDTELLEHGSEDVGLGDEILTIGNA, encoded by the exons ATGACGATAGACGACGAGAGCTCCGTCTACGTCGGCGGCCTTCCGTACGACGCCACCGAGGAAACCGTCCTCAGAGTCTTCGAGCTGTACGGAAACGTCATTGCCGTTAAG ATTATCAACGATGCTTCGACGCGCGGAAAATGCTATGGCTTTGTCACTTTCAGGAATCCCCGGTCAGCGATTCTTGCCATCAATGAGATGGATGGGAGG ACTGTTGATGGAAGAGTGATCAGAGTAAATGAAGTGAGGAGTAGAGgtagaagattgagttttgggagagagagggagagtttcCGGTGGAATGCTGAGAGGGGGAGGAATTGGGATAGGGTTAGATACCATGAGAGGGATTTTGATCGGGATAGGGAGGACCGGTATAAGGATAGATTCAGTGATCGGTCCAGGGAGCGTGACCGTGACAGGTCCCTTGATGATGATGGTGAAGAGCGGGACAGACGGTATGAGAGGGAACACGATTATGATCACGCAGGGGACCATTTTTTGCATAGAGATCATCATCGGGACAGGGATGCGGAAGATAACGAGCAAGGACAGAGCAGGAACCGCGATCAGGGTTGGGAAAGAGATGGAGCTTTGGAGTCTGAACGAGATAGGGAGATGGACAAAACCAAAAGCCATGATAGCATCAGTGACAAGGATAGGGATGACCAGTCAAGGAGATGGAACGG TTCAAGTACAGTTGACCGACAAAGTCGGGACCGCATATCTCATCCAAGTGATGATTACAATGTTCAG ACTATTCAGATGGAGGAGAGCTTAGAGGAGAAAGAGAAACTTGTTTTGGATTTACAGAAGAAATCTAAG AAATTGGAGGATGCCTTGATAAATGCAAAGAAGAACTCTTCACACCAGAAGTTGAAGCTAACCAAG CTACATAAATCATTTATGCAAGTAAAAGATTACACTGATAGACTTAAAATCTGTGAACGCGAACTTCAG TCACTCGTCGATACAGAATTATTGGAACATGGTAGTGAAGATGTTGGCTTAGGGGATGAAATCTTGACAATTGGTAATGCATGA
- the LOC126593706 gene encoding uncharacterized protein LOC126593706 isoform X1 — MTIDDESSVYVGGLPYDATEETVLRVFELYGNVIAVKIINDASTRGKCYGFVTFRNPRSAILAINEMDGRTVDGRVIRVNEVRSRGRRLSFGRERESFRWNAERGRNWDRVRYHERDFDRDREDRYKDRFSDRSRERDRDRSLDDDGEERDRRYEREHDYDHAGDHFLHRDHHRDRDAEDNEQGQSRNRDQGWERDGALESERDREMDKTKSHDSISDKDRDDQSRRWNGSSTVDRQSRDRISHPSDDYNVQVKEQLERSMQKIEEIKNETIQMEESLEEKEKLVLDLQKKSKKLEDALINAKKNSSHQKLKLTKLHKSFMQVKDYTDRLKICERELQSLVDTELLEHGSEDVGLGDEILTIGNA, encoded by the exons ATGACGATAGACGACGAGAGCTCCGTCTACGTCGGCGGCCTTCCGTACGACGCCACCGAGGAAACCGTCCTCAGAGTCTTCGAGCTGTACGGAAACGTCATTGCCGTTAAG ATTATCAACGATGCTTCGACGCGCGGAAAATGCTATGGCTTTGTCACTTTCAGGAATCCCCGGTCAGCGATTCTTGCCATCAATGAGATGGATGGGAGG ACTGTTGATGGAAGAGTGATCAGAGTAAATGAAGTGAGGAGTAGAGgtagaagattgagttttgggagagagagggagagtttcCGGTGGAATGCTGAGAGGGGGAGGAATTGGGATAGGGTTAGATACCATGAGAGGGATTTTGATCGGGATAGGGAGGACCGGTATAAGGATAGATTCAGTGATCGGTCCAGGGAGCGTGACCGTGACAGGTCCCTTGATGATGATGGTGAAGAGCGGGACAGACGGTATGAGAGGGAACACGATTATGATCACGCAGGGGACCATTTTTTGCATAGAGATCATCATCGGGACAGGGATGCGGAAGATAACGAGCAAGGACAGAGCAGGAACCGCGATCAGGGTTGGGAAAGAGATGGAGCTTTGGAGTCTGAACGAGATAGGGAGATGGACAAAACCAAAAGCCATGATAGCATCAGTGACAAGGATAGGGATGACCAGTCAAGGAGATGGAACGG TTCAAGTACAGTTGACCGACAAAGTCGGGACCGCATATCTCATCCAAGTGATGATTACAATGTTCAG GTAAAAGAACAGCTTGAGAGatccatgcaaaagattgaagaaataaaaaatgag ACTATTCAGATGGAGGAGAGCTTAGAGGAGAAAGAGAAACTTGTTTTGGATTTACAGAAGAAATCTAAG AAATTGGAGGATGCCTTGATAAATGCAAAGAAGAACTCTTCACACCAGAAGTTGAAGCTAACCAAG CTACATAAATCATTTATGCAAGTAAAAGATTACACTGATAGACTTAAAATCTGTGAACGCGAACTTCAG TCACTCGTCGATACAGAATTATTGGAACATGGTAGTGAAGATGTTGGCTTAGGGGATGAAATCTTGACAATTGGTAATGCATGA
- the LOC126593742 gene encoding pentatricopeptide repeat-containing protein At5g55740, chloroplastic, whose amino-acid sequence MASLFPNTTIPNPNISLPKHSLPTEPHKISQTQFTKAPENAKSNQILYQSYFSRMSSLCKQGQIQQAVDLVAEMELKNLRIGPEVYGELLQGCVYERALHTGRQIHAQIVKKGAIFAMNEYIETKLVIFYAKCDNPEASNSLFRRVRLKNVFSWAAVIGLNCRKGFYQEALLGFKEMQENGLLPDNFVLPNVLKACGGLEWIRIGKVVHGLVVKLGCGGCVFVASSLVDMYGKCGEVEDARKVFDGMPQRNAVAWNSMIVGYVQNGLNEEAIEVFYEMREEGVEPTQVTLSSFLSASANLGALQDGKQGHAIAVICGIEMTTNLGSSLINFYSKVGLIEDAESVFSRMLEKDVVTWNLLISGYVQIGEVDKALNMCHLMRLENLRFDSVTLATLMSAFADMRNLKLGKEGHCYCIRNNLESDVVVVSSIVDMYAKCEKIGCARRVFNSSITKDLILWNTMLAAFAELGHSGEALNLFYQMQLESVPPNVISWNSLILGFLNSGQVNEAKDMFLQMQSLGVQPNLVTWTTLISGLARSGFGYEAILTFQRMQEAGVKPNVVSIIGVLLACINLASLQIGRALHGYLIRHSLYLSIPIATSLVDMYAKCGDRDQAKRVFDMIPDKELPIYNAMISGFALHGQAVEALALYRCLKEEGLKPDNITFTNALYACSHAMMVSEGLELFVDMVSNHNINPSIEHYGCMVSLLSRCGDLDEAFRLISAMPYKPDVQILGSLLAACREHNKIELEEYLSNQLLKLQPDNSGNYVAMSNAYAAAGRWDEVKKVRQLMKERGLRKIPGCSWIQVGEELNVFVAGDKSHPETEEIYTTLALLRMEMSFR is encoded by the coding sequence ATGGCTTCTCTCTTCCCAAACACCACAATTCCAAACCCAAATATCTCTCTCCCCAAACACTCTCTTCCCACAGAACCCCACAAAATCTCACAAACCCAATTCACAAAAGCTCCAGAAAATGCGAAAAGCAATCAAATTCTGTACCAATCGTACTTCAGTCGCATGTCATCTCTCTGCAAGCAAGGCCAAATTCAACAGGCTGTGGACTTGGTCGCCGAAATGGAGCTCAAAAATCTCCGCATAGGGCCTGAAGTCTACGGCGAGCTCCTCCAGGGGTGCGTCTACGAGCGAGCTCTTCATACGGGTAGGCAAATTCACGCTCAGATTGTCAAGAAAGGTGCCATCTTTGCGATGAATGAGTACATTGAAACCAAGTTAGTGATTTTCTACGCGAAATGCGATAATCCGGAGGCTTCAAATAGTTTGTTTAGGAGGGTGAGGTTGAAAAATGTGTTTTCTTGGGCTGCTGTTATTGGGTTGAATTGCAGGAAGGGTTTTTATCAAGAGGCTTTGCTAGGGTTTAAGGAAATGCAGGAAAATGGGCTGCTGCCGGATAATTTTGTGCTTCCGAATGTATTGAAGGCTTGTGGTGGTTTGGAGTGGATTCGGATTGGAAAAGTGGTTCATGGGTTGGTGGTGAAGTTGGGTTGTGGTGGGTGTGTGTTTGTTGCTAGTAGTCTTGTGGATATGTATGGAAAATGTGGGGAGGTGGAGGATGCAAGAAAGGTGTTTGATGGTATGCCCCAAAGAAATGCAGTGGCTTGGAATTCGATGATTGTGGGTTATGTACAAAACGGTTTGAATGAGGAAGCTATTGAGGTGTTTTATGAGATGAGGGAGGAGGGTGTTGAGCCCACTCAAGTTACTCTATCGAGCTTTCTTTCGGCTTCCGCTAATTTAGGCGCGTTACAAGACGGTAAGCAAGGTCATGCAATTGCCGTGATATGTGGAATAGAAATGACTACCAATTTGGGGAGTTCTCTTATAAACTTTTATTCCAAGGTTGGTTTGATTGAGGATGCAGAATCGGTTTTTAGTAGGATGCTTGAGAAAGATGTGGTCACATGGAATTTGCTCATATCTGGATATGTGCAAATTGGAGAGGTTGACAAAGCACTGAATATGTGCCATCTAATGAGACTCGAAAACTTGAGGTTTGACTCTGTGACTCTTGCAACCTTAATGTCTGCTTTTGCAGATATGCGTAATTTAAAGTTGGGTAAGGAGGGACATTGCTATTGTATAAGGAACAACCTTGAATCTGACGTGGTTGTTGTGAGTAGCATTGTAGACATGTATGCCAAATGTGAGAAAATTGGTTGTGCAAGACGAGTTTTCAATTCTTCGATAACAAAAGATCTTattctgtggaacacaatgctGGCTGCTTTTGCAGAATTGGGTCACAGTGGTGAGGCCTTAAATTTGTTCTATCAGATGCAGCTAGAAAGTGTGCCGCCAAACGTGATATCATGGAACTCTCTGATTTTAGGGTTTCTGAATAGTGGCCAGGTCAATGAGGCTAAAGATATGTTTTTGCAAATGCAGTCCCTTGGAGTCCAACCTAACCTGGTTACTTGGACTACCCTGATCTCGGGTCTGGCTAGGAGTGGTTTTGGCTACGAAGCGATTCTAACATTCCAGCGGATGCAAGAAGCTGGAGTTAAACCGAACGTTGTGAGCATTATTGGTGTACTCTTGGCTTGCATAAACTTGGCATCATTACAGATTGGAAGAGCCTTACATGGATATTTGATACGGCATTCACTCTACTTGTCAATTCCAATCGCGACCTCTTTGGTGGATATGTATGCTAAATGTGGCGATAGAGATCAAGCGAAGAGGGTGTTTGATATGATTCCAGACAAGGAGTTACCTATCTACAATGCAATGATTTCCGGTTTTGCATTACACGGTCAAGCTGTGGAAGCTCTTGCACTATATCGGTGCTTAAAGGAAGAAGGTTTGAAACCCGACAACATAACCTTTACCAATGCTTTATACGCATGTAGCCATGCCATGATGGTTAGCGAAGGGTTGGAGCTTTTCGTTGATATGGTGTCAAATCACAATATAAATCCGAGTATAGAGCATTATGGCTGTATGGTTAGTCTTCTTTCACGGTGTGGAGACCTGGATGAAGCTTTTAGGCTCATTAGCGCGATGCCTTACAAGCCTGATGTGCAGATATTGGGATCATTACTTGCTGCTTGTAGGGAACACAATAAGATCGAACTCGAAGAATATCTATCCAATCAACTACTGAAATTACAGCCAGACAATTCCGGAAACTATGTAGCAATGTCAAATGCATATGCAGCTGCAGGAAGATGGGATGAGGTAAAAAAGGTGAGGCAGTTAATGAAAGAAAGGGGCTTGCGAAAAATTCCCGGATGCAGCTGGATTCAAGTCGGAGAAGAACTTAATGTGTTTGTTGCTGGTGACAAGTCACACCCTGAAACTGAAGAAATCTATACGACATTGGCATTGTTGCGAATGGAAATGTCTTTTCGCTGA